Within the Streptomyces sp. R41 genome, the region ACGGACGCGGACCGGGCCGCGGACTTCCAGGCCGCCTGGTGCGACCCGGACGTCGCCGCGGTGCTGTGCGCCCGCGGCGGGTACGGCGCGCAGCGGATGGTCGACCTGCTGGACTGGGACGCGATACGGGCAGCGGGGCCCAAGGTGTTCCTCGGGTTCAGTGACATCACGGCGCTGCACGAGGCGTTCGCGAACCGTGCGGGCCTCGCAACCCTGCACGGACCGATGGTGGCGGCCGTCGACTTCCTCAAGAACGCGCGGGCGCAGGAGCATCTGCGGGCGACGCTCTTCGAGCCGGAGTCGGTGCGGACCATCGCGTCCAGCGAGGGCACCGCGCTGGTGCCGGGACGGGCCCGGGGTGTCACCCTCGGCGGCTGTGTGAGCCTGCTCGCCGCCGACCTGGGCACACCGCACGCCCGTGCCTCGGCCGGGGGAGGGCTGCTCCTGATCGAGGACATCGGCGAGGAGGCGTACCGGCTGGACCGGATCCTGACCCAGCTCCTGCGGGCCGGATGGCTCGACGGGGTCGCCGGTATCGCACTCGGCTCATGGGTGGACTGCGGTCCGTACGAGGGGTTGCGCGCGGTGTTCACCGACCGGCTCGGCGGGCTCGGCGTGCCCGTCGTCGAGCACTTCGGGTTCGGGCACTGCGAGGGGGCGCTCACGATTCCGTTCGGCCTCGGGGCCGAACTGGACGCGGACGCGGGGACGTTGACGCTGGACGAGCCCGCGCTGGCCTAGCGGCACTGCACCGCGCCCGCAGCCTCCGCGCACGGGGCCGTGGGCGCGGCCCGTTCACTGAATCTCCGTCAAGAAACGCTCGGCACGGTGATTGACCTCGTCTGACACGTGTCACAGCATGACTACCGGCCGGTAAGCACCGGTCGGTAGTCGGGTTGTCCTCAGTGTGGAGGTCTACGTGTCCCGTCGTTCGCGTGTGCCCAGATCCCGTTCCCGTGCCTCGCTCGCCCTGGCCCTCGGTGCGGCGCTCACCGCACCGCTCGCGTTCACCGCGCCCGCTTCGGCCACGGATCAATACACCGTCACCGCGCTGAAGTTCACGGTCCGGGCCGGTGGCCGCACCTGCACGATCGACGCCGATCTGTACCGTCCCGCGGGCGTGGACCGCGAACACACCGCGCCAGCCGTGCTCGCCACCAACGGTTTCGGCGGCAGCAAGTCGGACGGTTCGACGGACGCGATCGGCAAGGCGTTCGCGGCCCGCGGCTATGTGGGGCTCGTCTACTCGGGGCTCGGCTTCGGCAGGTCGGGCTGTCTGATCTCCCTCGACGACCCGCGCATCGACGGCGTGGGCGCGTCCCGGCTCGTCGACTTCCTGGCAGGCACGCGGGCCGCCGACGACGGCACGAAGGCCGACTACGTCACCCGGGACGGCAAGGGCGACCCGCGCGTCGGCATGGTCGGCGGCTCGTACGGGGGCGCCGTCCAGATGGCCACGGCCGCCGTGGACCACCGCGTCGACGCGCTGGTCCCGCTGGTCACCTGGAACGACCTGGCGTACTCGCTGGACCCGAACAACACGGTCGGCGCGACCGACGTGCCCGGCGCCTTCAAATGGCAGTGGGCCAACGGCTTCTACCTGATCGGCGAGAGCCAGCCACTGACCGCGCCGAATCTCGACCCCTCCCGGATCAACTCCCTCGCCTGCGTGCACTTCGTGAGCGACGCCTGCGACACGGTGCGGACCCTGAACTCGGGGAGCTACCCGGCCGCCAAGACCGGACCGCTGCTTCGCTACGCCCGCAGCGTGTCGCCCGTATCGTACCTGTGCGACGTGCAGGCGCCGACGCTCCTCGTCCAGGGGCAGGCCGACAGCCTGTTCAATCTGAACGAGGCGACAGCGACGTACAAGACGCTCAAGGCGCAGGGCACCCCGACGAAGCTGATCTGGCAGTCGTGGGGGCACAGCGGAGGGCTCACCGACCCGGCGACCGGTGAACTCAACCTGGGCCAGGGCAACTTGGAGACGAGTTACGTCGGCCGGCGGATCCTCGCCTGGTTCGACCGCTATCTGCAGCACCGCAAAGGCGTCGACACGGGGCCGGCCTTCGCGTACTACCGCGACTGGATCGCCGACCCGAACAACACCTACGCCACGGCCTCGCGGGTGCCGTCGCTCAGCCAGAAGCTCTATCTCTCCGGGGACGGCAAACTCGTCGACAACCGCAAGAAGGTCGCGCGCGGCAGCCGCGAATACCGCAACCAGCTGGTGCCCACGAGCCACTCCGAGAGCTCGCTCACCGGGATCGTAGGGCTGCCCGACCCGGCGCCGTACGACACCGAGGGCACCTATCTCGGCTGGACGAGCGAGCCCCTGTCCCGGGCGGTCGAGGTGGCCGGCGCGCCCAGGGCCACGCTGAAGGTCGTCTCACCGGAGACGGAGCGTGTGCAGAACTCCGGCAACGCTGCCGACAAGCTGCTCCTCTTCGCCAAGCTGTACGACGTGGCGCCCGACGGCACGAAGACGCTGGTGCACCGGCTGGTGGCGCCCGTGCGGGTGCCGGACGTGACGAAGAGGTTCACCGTCACGCTGCCGGGGATCGTGCACCGGTACGAGGCGGGGCACCGGCTCCAGTTCGTCGTCGCCGCCAGTGACGACGCGTACTTCGGGAACAAGGGGGTCAAGCCGGTGACGATCACCAGCGCGCCCGACGACACCGGGGTGTTGCAGCTGCCGGTCGTCGGGGACTGAACGCCTCGCCGCTGAGGATCGGCTGGGGATCGGGCTGGGATCAACCCGGGATCACCCGGAGGAACCTGCCACCGCGCGGGCCGGCACCTCGCGGCTCATGCTGAGCCCATGAGCCCGAAGACCTCGGAGAGCGCCGGCGCGAGCGGCGGGAAGAGCGGCGGCGGGCTGCTGACGCCCGGCAGGGTCAGTGTCGCCACACTGGCCCTGCTCGCCCTGATCTTCGTCTTCGAGAACACGCGCAGTACCAAGATCCGGCTGTTCATTCCGGAGGTGATCGTGCCGCTGTGGATGGCACTCCTCGGTACCGGGGTGATCGGCGGCCTGTGCGGGGCGTACGCCGTGAAGCGCAGAGGCTGAGCGCGCGCTCGCGTAGGGTGACGGGATGCCTGACAACGCCCGCTATCTCGCCGAAGGCCCTCGCGTGGGCATACGCCACTTCAGGTACGAGGACGGTGCGGAGTTCACCGCCCGGGCCCGGGAGAGCAAGGATCTGCACCAGCCGTGGCTCTTTCCGCCCAGCAGCGCCGACGCCTATGCCGCGTACGCCGGGCGGCTCATCGAGGATCGGACGAAGGCCGGGTTCCTCGTCTGTGAGCGGGACGGGGGCGGCATCGCCGGGTTCATCAACATCAACAACATCGTCGAGGGCGGCTTTCTGTGCGGGGCGCTGGGGTACGGCGCCTTCGCGCACGCCGCGGGGCGCGGGCTGATGGCCGAGGGGCTCGGCCTCGTCGTGCGGTACGCCTTCGGAAAGATGGGCCTGCACCGGCTGGAAATCAATGCGCAGCCGGGGAACGCCGCCTCCATCGCGCTCGCCCGGCGCTGCGGCTTCCGGCTGGAAGGCTTCTCACCGGACTTCATCTACATCGACGGGGCCTGGCGGGACCATGAACGGTGGGCGATCACGGCGGAGATGGTCTCTTCCCGCTGAGCTCTTCGCGGGTGAGGATGAGCCCCATGCGGAACATTGTCGTGCTCGACGCCCCGTCCAACCTGGGCCTGCGTCCGCCCGCGCCCGGCACCGTCCCCGGCTGCTACAAGCTGGCCGGTGCCCTGCGCGAGCAGCGGATCGTGCAGCGGCTCGGCGCGCTGGAGGGCGGGGTCGTCGTGCCGCCGCGCTACGACCGCGGGGACTGGCAGGAGGGCGACGGGGTCTTCAACGCGGCCGCCATCGCGACCTACACCCGAAAGCTCGCCGACCGCATCGAGCACCATGTCCGCGCCGGTGACCTGCCCGTCGTCCTCGGCGGTGACTGCTCCATCCAGCTCGGCGCCTCGCTCGCGCTGCGCCGCATCGGCCGTTACGGGCTCGCCGCGGTCGACGGGTCCGCGGACTTCCGGCATCCCGGGAACTCGGACCGGATCGGCGCGGCCGGCGGCGAGGAACTCGCCCTCGCGACCGGTCGCGGCCAGGACGACCTGGCGAACCTCGAAGGGCTGAAGCCCTATCTGCGGGACGAGGACGTACGGCTCTTCGGCATCCGCGACTACGACACGGAGCGGGACGAGCTCGCCGCGCTGAAGATCCCCACCGTGACCGTCGGTGAACTCCGCGAATGGGGCGCCGACGCGATCGCCAGGGCCACCGTGCAGACCCTCGAGCTCCCGCACCTGGACGGCTTCTGGGTGCACCTCGACGCCGACTCCCTCGATCCGAGCGTCATGCCGGCCGTGGACAGCCCGGACCCCGACGGACTGCTCCCCGACGAACTCCTCGCGTTGCTGCGCCCGCTGGTGACCTCCCCGCACTGTGTCGGCCTCAACGTCACCATCTACGACCCCGATCTGGACCCGGAGGGCACGGCGGGCGCGCTGATCGCGGACCTCGTCGTCTCCGCCTTTGCGGAATCCTGACCGGATCCTGACGAGCGGAGACCCTGGTCAGCTCGTCGATGACCATGTTCGATGGTCATCGTGACGACGATCCGACGTGACGTACTGACGCTTCCCGCCGCCGAGTTGGGTCCGAGCAACCCGCTGCCGCCGCTCCGGCCCCTCGACGAGATGCACCGCATCGACGAACGGGACAAGGAGGGCCTGCCGCGCGACATGGCGCGGCAGATCGGATACGAGCCGCTGCGCAGCGTCCTGCCCGAGCGCATCCGGGACGGGTACGGCAGACAGCGGGCGCCGCGCGAGATCGACACGATCGTGATCGAGAACGACCGGCTGCGGGCCACCGTGCTGCCCGGCTACGGGGGCCGTGTCGTCTCGCTCTTCCACAAGCCCTCGCAGCGCGAACTCCTCTATCGCAACCCGGTGTTGCAGCCCGCCTGCTTCGCCCTCAACGGCGCCTGGTTCTCCGGCGGCATCGAGTGGAACATCGGCGCGACGGGCCACACCACCCTGTCCTGCTCGCCCGTCCACGCCGCACGCGTCACCGCCCCCGACGGCGGCGAGATGCTCCGCCTGTGGGAATGGGAGCGGCTGCGCGACCTCCCCTTCCAGGTCGACCTGTGGCTGCCGGAAGGCTCCGACTTCCTGTACGTCGGCGTACGCATCCGCAATCCGCACGAGAAGCCCGCGCCCGTGTACTGGTGGTCCAACATCGCGGTCCCCGAGGAGCGCAGGGTGCTGGCGCCGGCCGAGGAGGCATGGCACTTCGGATACGAGCGCCGACTGCGGCGGGTGCCGGTACCGGAGTTCGAGGGTGTCGACCGGACCTATCCGCTGAACAGCACTTTCCCCGCCGACTACTTCTACGAGGTTCCCGACGGGCGGCGGCGCTGGATCGCCGCGCTCGACGACGCCGGCGACGGGCTCGTGCAGACGTCCACCGACGTCCTGCGCGGACGCAAGCTGTTCGTCTGGGGCTCCGGTCCGGGCGGGCGACGCTGGCAGGAGTGGCTCACCGAACCGGGGACCGGCGGATACTGCGAGATCCAGGCCGGTCTCGCGCGCACCCAGCTCGAACACGTACGGCTCGACGCGCAGAGCGATGTGTCCTGGCTGGAGGCGTACGGGCCGTTGGCCGCGAACGCGGAGGCGGTTCACGGGGCGGACTGGGAGGCGGCGCGGGCGGAGGCCGAGGCCCGGCTCGACGCCTGCCTGCCGCGGGGCGATGTCGACGCCGCATACGACGCCTGGTTGCCGCACGCCGACGCCGAGCCGGGCGAGGTGCTCGCCGTCGGATCCGGCTGGGGTGCGCTCGAAGTGCGCCGGGCCGCCTACAAGCTGCCGGGTACTCCCTTCGACGAGTCCACGTTGGGTGACGCGCAGGCGCCGTGGCTTGAGCTGCTGCGGTCCGGTGCGTTTCCCGAGCCGCGACGGGTCGGTCCGCCCGGCGAGACCCTGGTCGCCTCGCACTGGCGCGACATGCTGGAGACCGCGCCCGCCGCGCCGCTCGCCGAATATCACCTCGGAGTTGCCCAGTGGCACGCGGGAGATCTGGCGCAGGCGGTGAGGAGTTGGGAACGGGCACTCGAACTCGCCCCGTCCCTCTGGCCGTTGCTCCGCTGTCTCGCCGTTGCCGACCAGGAGGCCGGCAACCGGGAGCGGGCCGCCGACCGGTACGCCGAGGCGTTCGACGATCTGTGCCGGGAGCGCCGGGACGACGGTGAGGTCTGGACTGCCGCTACGGCGGCGCTGGGGCGTGAGGCGATCGGAGCCCTGCTCGCGGTGCGGCGGGTGGCGGATGCGCGGGCGGTGTGGGAACGGCTTCGGCCCGCTACGCGCTCGCGT harbors:
- a CDS encoding LD-carboxypeptidase, with translation MTSPTPLTRPARLAAGARVAVVAPSGPVPDERLQAGLDILRGWDLDPVVAPHVLDRHAGFDYLAGTDADRAADFQAAWCDPDVAAVLCARGGYGAQRMVDLLDWDAIRAAGPKVFLGFSDITALHEAFANRAGLATLHGPMVAAVDFLKNARAQEHLRATLFEPESVRTIASSEGTALVPGRARGVTLGGCVSLLAADLGTPHARASAGGGLLLIEDIGEEAYRLDRILTQLLRAGWLDGVAGIALGSWVDCGPYEGLRAVFTDRLGGLGVPVVEHFGFGHCEGALTIPFGLGAELDADAGTLTLDEPALA
- a CDS encoding DUF1049 domain-containing protein, which codes for MSPKTSESAGASGGKSGGGLLTPGRVSVATLALLALIFVFENTRSTKIRLFIPEVIVPLWMALLGTGVIGGLCGAYAVKRRG
- a CDS encoding GNAT family N-acetyltransferase; the encoded protein is MPDNARYLAEGPRVGIRHFRYEDGAEFTARARESKDLHQPWLFPPSSADAYAAYAGRLIEDRTKAGFLVCERDGGGIAGFININNIVEGGFLCGALGYGAFAHAAGRGLMAEGLGLVVRYAFGKMGLHRLEINAQPGNAASIALARRCGFRLEGFSPDFIYIDGAWRDHERWAITAEMVSSR
- a CDS encoding DUF5107 domain-containing protein, whose product is MVIVTTIRRDVLTLPAAELGPSNPLPPLRPLDEMHRIDERDKEGLPRDMARQIGYEPLRSVLPERIRDGYGRQRAPREIDTIVIENDRLRATVLPGYGGRVVSLFHKPSQRELLYRNPVLQPACFALNGAWFSGGIEWNIGATGHTTLSCSPVHAARVTAPDGGEMLRLWEWERLRDLPFQVDLWLPEGSDFLYVGVRIRNPHEKPAPVYWWSNIAVPEERRVLAPAEEAWHFGYERRLRRVPVPEFEGVDRTYPLNSTFPADYFYEVPDGRRRWIAALDDAGDGLVQTSTDVLRGRKLFVWGSGPGGRRWQEWLTEPGTGGYCEIQAGLARTQLEHVRLDAQSDVSWLEAYGPLAANAEAVHGADWEAARAEAEARLDACLPRGDVDAAYDAWLPHADAEPGEVLAVGSGWGALEVRRAAYKLPGTPFDESTLGDAQAPWLELLRSGAFPEPRRVGPPGETLVASHWRDMLETAPAAPLAEYHLGVAQWHAGDLAQAVRSWERALELAPSLWPLLRCLAVADQEAGNRERAADRYAEAFDDLCRERRDDGEVWTAATAALGREAIGALLAVRRVADARAVWERLRPATRSRGRFRLIEAQLLLAEGEVGAARGVFDAGFDVADLREGAEVISELWARVTDEPLPARYEFRMRPPGE
- a CDS encoding CocE/NonD family hydrolase; this encodes MPRSRSRASLALALGAALTAPLAFTAPASATDQYTVTALKFTVRAGGRTCTIDADLYRPAGVDREHTAPAVLATNGFGGSKSDGSTDAIGKAFAARGYVGLVYSGLGFGRSGCLISLDDPRIDGVGASRLVDFLAGTRAADDGTKADYVTRDGKGDPRVGMVGGSYGGAVQMATAAVDHRVDALVPLVTWNDLAYSLDPNNTVGATDVPGAFKWQWANGFYLIGESQPLTAPNLDPSRINSLACVHFVSDACDTVRTLNSGSYPAAKTGPLLRYARSVSPVSYLCDVQAPTLLVQGQADSLFNLNEATATYKTLKAQGTPTKLIWQSWGHSGGLTDPATGELNLGQGNLETSYVGRRILAWFDRYLQHRKGVDTGPAFAYYRDWIADPNNTYATASRVPSLSQKLYLSGDGKLVDNRKKVARGSREYRNQLVPTSHSESSLTGIVGLPDPAPYDTEGTYLGWTSEPLSRAVEVAGAPRATLKVVSPETERVQNSGNAADKLLLFAKLYDVAPDGTKTLVHRLVAPVRVPDVTKRFTVTLPGIVHRYEAGHRLQFVVAASDDAYFGNKGVKPVTITSAPDDTGVLQLPVVGD
- a CDS encoding arginase family protein produces the protein MRNIVVLDAPSNLGLRPPAPGTVPGCYKLAGALREQRIVQRLGALEGGVVVPPRYDRGDWQEGDGVFNAAAIATYTRKLADRIEHHVRAGDLPVVLGGDCSIQLGASLALRRIGRYGLAAVDGSADFRHPGNSDRIGAAGGEELALATGRGQDDLANLEGLKPYLRDEDVRLFGIRDYDTERDELAALKIPTVTVGELREWGADAIARATVQTLELPHLDGFWVHLDADSLDPSVMPAVDSPDPDGLLPDELLALLRPLVTSPHCVGLNVTIYDPDLDPEGTAGALIADLVVSAFAES